In the genome of Spirochaetia bacterium, one region contains:
- a CDS encoding glycogen debranching protein, which translates to MNRKKFFSLLPDMSAYFGNLLTVEQAEKETSLGISHGYWASLMQFQPLFEVAIYKGKLPVAMELVERSSSPIEEIKKYTGNGLTYVQKIAVIDDRVLLDISLAASSDLPREDLQLGISGACLFSPEGIPYHWLEEAFVHAAVPDTSHIEGVWEDESFVLSLSQPAEHIGLRPVLETEVERQQYFSSFNLKKRFRYWVALEARKENNCLLSTLAARNFAYHMTMIPNFEKNGEAHFSVELSIHTSKDRQSHSCCYGEVSRELENRWDHLVEELPVFSCVDTDLERIYATSWYVLHSSRISCTRKHLPYPFTSVNKFHYFNQFFWDSAFENIALLWYNKPGPAEDEMKNFVKNQWRCGMLPYELFMYPTNGREWMDGDFHTSGTTQPPVIGISLWQVYCKYGHKDYLQYFYDSLVAYERWLGVYRDLGKRGLSCYVNIWESGWDNSPRFDAVTRNRVLDPYVESVDFNVYVYILRGTILRIAKLLGKTEPEGIRTRMEKEKQSMNAVMYCPEDGFYYDVIAGTSEQIKVRTAAGLLPLLTDIPTKAQKDCLINDYLLSDKEFLSEVPVPSVSRIEKCYDPKDFWRGANWPQITWSLIYGISEEYPREAGILLDRFLQHTVQNQNCYEYYHSETGEGAGLPFQGWGSLYIDLIIRFVAGISPCEHGFCFNPVSQEYTDFSLSNIRLKECAVSVKRSGRHWCISLSSLGTIQFDEPDLVFHVEKQSDSFVFTFSKKPDSLEISFPHSWKDGLVVYSK; encoded by the coding sequence ATGAATAGAAAGAAATTCTTTTCTCTTTTGCCTGATATGTCAGCATATTTTGGCAATTTACTGACGGTAGAACAGGCTGAAAAAGAGACAAGTCTGGGTATATCCCATGGATATTGGGCTTCTTTGATGCAGTTCCAACCATTGTTTGAAGTTGCCATATACAAAGGAAAACTACCTGTTGCTATGGAACTTGTGGAAAGGTCTTCGTCTCCCATTGAGGAAATTAAAAAGTATACGGGAAATGGTTTGACCTATGTACAAAAAATTGCAGTGATTGATGACAGGGTCCTGTTGGATATTTCTTTGGCGGCGTCAAGTGACTTGCCAAGAGAAGACCTGCAGTTAGGTATATCCGGTGCTTGCCTGTTTTCACCGGAAGGTATTCCCTATCATTGGTTGGAAGAAGCTTTTGTGCATGCAGCAGTTCCTGATACTTCACATATTGAAGGCGTGTGGGAAGATGAATCTTTTGTCCTGAGCCTTTCTCAACCGGCTGAACATATTGGATTGCGGCCTGTCTTGGAGACAGAAGTAGAACGGCAACAGTATTTTTCCAGCTTTAACTTGAAAAAAAGATTCCGGTATTGGGTTGCTCTTGAAGCACGTAAGGAAAACAACTGTTTGCTATCGACACTTGCGGCACGGAATTTTGCCTATCATATGACAATGATACCGAATTTTGAAAAAAACGGTGAAGCTCATTTTTCAGTTGAGTTGTCAATACATACTTCCAAAGACCGTCAATCCCATAGTTGTTGCTATGGAGAAGTTTCACGGGAACTTGAGAACCGATGGGATCATTTAGTTGAAGAACTTCCTGTGTTTTCCTGTGTCGACACGGATCTTGAACGTATATATGCTACCAGTTGGTATGTTTTGCATTCAAGCCGAATTTCCTGTACAAGGAAACATTTGCCGTATCCTTTCACCTCAGTCAACAAATTCCATTATTTCAATCAGTTTTTCTGGGACTCTGCGTTTGAGAACATTGCATTGCTTTGGTATAACAAACCCGGTCCGGCTGAAGATGAAATGAAGAATTTTGTGAAAAACCAATGGCGTTGCGGCATGTTGCCTTATGAATTGTTTATGTATCCGACAAATGGAAGGGAGTGGATGGATGGAGATTTCCATACATCTGGTACAACCCAACCACCTGTCATCGGTATTTCCCTCTGGCAAGTATATTGCAAATATGGCCATAAGGATTACCTGCAGTATTTCTATGATTCTTTGGTTGCTTATGAACGATGGCTTGGTGTCTATCGGGATTTAGGGAAAAGAGGGCTTTCCTGTTATGTGAATATCTGGGAGTCAGGATGGGATAACAGCCCTCGGTTTGATGCTGTGACCCGGAACAGAGTGCTTGACCCCTATGTTGAAAGTGTTGATTTCAATGTGTATGTCTATATCTTACGCGGTACCATTCTGAGGATAGCAAAATTACTTGGGAAAACGGAACCGGAGGGGATTCGGACCCGTATGGAAAAGGAAAAGCAAAGTATGAATGCTGTAATGTACTGTCCGGAGGATGGTTTTTATTACGATGTCATTGCAGGAACATCTGAACAGATCAAAGTCCGTACCGCTGCAGGGCTTCTTCCCCTCCTTACTGATATTCCCACCAAGGCACAGAAGGATTGTCTCATCAACGACTATCTTCTATCTGACAAGGAATTCTTGTCGGAGGTTCCTGTACCATCGGTAAGCAGGATAGAAAAATGCTATGATCCCAAGGATTTCTGGCGTGGCGCAAATTGGCCTCAGATAACTTGGTCTTTGATTTATGGTATCAGTGAGGAATATCCTAGGGAAGCTGGTATTTTACTTGATCGGTTTCTGCAACATACGGTACAGAATCAAAATTGCTATGAATATTATCATTCAGAGACAGGAGAAGGGGCTGGCCTTCCTTTCCAAGGATGGGGGTCCCTCTACATTGATTTGATTATACGTTTTGTTGCTGGTATCAGTCCTTGTGAGCATGGCTTTTGTTTTAATCCAGTATCACAGGAATATACAGATTTTTCTCTAAGCAATATCCGTTTGAAAGAATGTGCTGTTTCTGTAAAGAGATCTGGCAGACATTGGTGCATTTCTTTGTCTTCTTTGGGAACAATTCAGTTTGATGAACCTGATTTGGTTTTTCACGTTGAGAAGCAAAGTGATAGCTTTGTCTTTACTTTTTCGAAAAAGCCTGATTCCTTGGAAATTTCTTTTCCCCATAGTTGGAAGGATGGCTTGGTGGTTTATTCGAAGTAA
- a CDS encoding ABC transporter ATP-binding protein gives MKVSEQSKQATTVKIVDARKNFGKLQALGGISLEIGGGEFFTLLGPSGCGKTTLLRSVSGFEKLTSGHIFFNGEDTTALPPWEKNIGFVFQNYALWPNKSIFNNISYGLEIRNYDASAIHEKVKWALDLVELPGIEHKYPEELSGGQQQRVAIARALVIDPRLLLLDEPLSNLDAKLRIILRQQIKSIQQKLGVTAIYVTHDQEEALEISDRIAVIRSGCIQQIGTPKEIYQEPANSFVADFIGKANLLPGTLRGGKSFVLADGFLIPLPSVSKESAGTILFMRPEDISLVAVSEPESFCGLVTKCYFLGNIYRYQITLGNSGTFVLVEIHEELHLNEKVYLKVRKYGLFNE, from the coding sequence TTGAAAGTATCTGAACAGAGCAAGCAGGCAACTACCGTAAAGATTGTCGATGCAAGAAAAAATTTTGGGAAATTGCAGGCATTGGGAGGTATTTCCCTTGAGATCGGCGGAGGGGAATTCTTTACATTGCTTGGCCCTTCCGGCTGTGGCAAGACTACATTGTTACGAAGTGTTTCCGGTTTTGAGAAATTGACATCGGGTCATATCTTTTTCAATGGTGAAGATACTACAGCTTTGCCTCCGTGGGAAAAGAACATAGGATTTGTATTCCAGAACTATGCCTTATGGCCAAACAAATCCATTTTCAATAATATTTCGTATGGCCTTGAAATACGTAACTATGACGCTTCTGCTATTCATGAAAAAGTCAAGTGGGCTCTCGACTTGGTTGAACTTCCAGGAATTGAACACAAGTATCCTGAAGAACTCAGCGGAGGACAGCAGCAACGGGTTGCAATTGCCAGGGCTTTGGTTATTGACCCTCGTCTGCTGTTGCTTGATGAACCACTGTCAAACTTGGATGCAAAACTTCGGATTATCCTGCGGCAGCAGATAAAGTCAATCCAACAGAAACTGGGGGTTACTGCCATCTACGTGACACATGACCAGGAAGAAGCGCTTGAGATATCGGACCGTATTGCAGTCATACGTTCAGGCTGCATACAACAAATCGGGACGCCTAAGGAAATCTATCAGGAACCAGCCAACAGTTTTGTTGCAGATTTCATCGGCAAGGCAAATCTGCTTCCTGGGACTCTCAGGGGTGGAAAATCTTTTGTCCTGGCTGATGGCTTTTTGATTCCGCTTCCATCTGTTTCCAAAGAATCAGCAGGGACGATCCTGTTTATGCGTCCTGAAGACATATCTTTGGTTGCTGTATCAGAACCAGAAAGTTTTTGCGGCCTTGTGACAAAATGTTATTTCTTGGGAAATATCTACAGATATCAGATTACTCTAGGTAATTCAGGAACTTTTGTTTTGGTGGAGATACACGAAGAGTTGCACTTGAATGAAAAAGTTTACCTGAAGGTAAGGAAATATGGGTTGTTCAATGAATAG
- a CDS encoding Na/Pi cotransporter family protein: MADAFGIIFGLLGGLAIFLYGMNLMSEGLQKVAGERMKQVLGILTKNVFFGVLAGTVTTMVLQSSSATTVMVIGFVSAGLMDLPQAISVIFGANIGTTMTAQLIAFKLSDYIWPILFAGFLLYFVGKNEKRKNIGLTIFAFGLLFVGIETMGSMMKPLAHSAVFIRLIGKVSHVPFLGVLTGALMTIVVQSSSATIAVLQNFASTPGPDGVHSIIGLTGAIPILLGDNIGTTITALLASIGQSRNAKRTAVAHSIFNVVGSLLFVCLMHPFAQLVQFISPKGPELEVISRQIANAHTSFNVINTLLWIPFVWLMVKIVMTIVPPSAEEVQHHEQVSSKVFLDEKLLNQPVFALHMCQQEVLQSCDVFYSTLKDTKQAVVPFEPGQVRLLKAKWKELCDLQREVQHYLSRLISVGTSTEAQTDTVTELLLVASGLERIAIQIRRMLEELEEMHAKGLEFSDAGEREVRHLLSGVVEMSRNAFQTLKSGDDLSIMMVIREKEQLGDMEEAMKANHMVRLDSGICNPMMTPYFNSIMGDVMNVGTYLMDICSSLSYGLDVSVEERKQKKA; this comes from the coding sequence ATGGCTGATGCTTTCGGCATTATATTTGGCTTATTGGGTGGTCTTGCCATATTCCTCTATGGTATGAATCTTATGAGTGAAGGCCTGCAGAAAGTTGCCGGCGAAAGGATGAAACAAGTCCTTGGTATCCTGACAAAGAATGTATTCTTCGGAGTTCTTGCCGGTACGGTTACCACCATGGTGCTGCAGAGTTCAAGCGCAACGACGGTCATGGTCATAGGGTTTGTCAGTGCCGGTCTGATGGATCTTCCCCAGGCAATTTCTGTTATCTTCGGTGCAAATATCGGTACGACGATGACAGCTCAGCTGATAGCCTTCAAGTTGTCAGATTATATCTGGCCGATATTATTTGCCGGTTTTCTCCTTTATTTTGTCGGCAAGAATGAGAAAAGAAAGAACATTGGGCTTACTATCTTTGCTTTTGGATTGCTGTTCGTAGGAATAGAGACGATGGGATCAATGATGAAACCATTGGCCCATTCAGCAGTGTTCATACGTTTGATCGGAAAGGTTTCACATGTTCCTTTCCTTGGGGTACTTACAGGTGCATTGATGACAATCGTCGTACAAAGCTCTTCGGCGACTATTGCCGTGCTGCAGAACTTTGCAAGTACTCCTGGCCCTGATGGTGTCCATTCGATTATAGGACTTACGGGCGCTATTCCTATCCTGCTTGGTGATAATATAGGTACTACCATTACTGCTTTGCTTGCAAGCATCGGACAAAGCCGCAATGCCAAGCGGACTGCAGTTGCCCATAGCATCTTCAATGTCGTCGGCAGTCTCCTGTTTGTCTGCCTGATGCATCCGTTCGCACAGTTGGTTCAGTTCATTTCTCCGAAGGGACCCGAACTTGAAGTGATTTCCAGGCAGATTGCCAATGCCCATACTTCATTCAATGTCATCAATACCCTGCTGTGGATACCTTTTGTATGGTTGATGGTAAAGATTGTGATGACGATTGTTCCACCTTCTGCAGAAGAAGTGCAGCATCATGAACAGGTTTCCTCAAAGGTATTCCTAGATGAAAAACTGCTTAACCAACCAGTGTTTGCACTCCATATGTGCCAGCAGGAAGTATTGCAGAGCTGCGATGTATTCTATTCAACGTTGAAGGATACGAAGCAGGCTGTCGTACCTTTTGAACCGGGACAAGTCCGCTTGCTGAAGGCAAAGTGGAAAGAGCTATGTGATTTGCAGCGGGAAGTGCAACATTACCTTTCCAGGCTGATCAGCGTCGGGACTTCTACTGAAGCCCAGACAGATACAGTGACCGAGCTGTTGCTCGTTGCATCAGGATTGGAAAGAATTGCCATTCAGATTCGCAGGATGCTTGAGGAATTGGAAGAAATGCATGCCAAGGGATTGGAATTTTCAGATGCCGGAGAACGTGAAGTACGACATTTGTTATCCGGAGTTGTTGAAATGAGTCGAAATGCATTCCAGACATTGAAAAGTGGTGACGATTTGAGCATCATGATGGTAATCAGGGAAAAAGAACAACTCGGTGATATGGAAGAGGCAATGAAGGCAAACCATATGGTACGGTTGGACAGCGGCATATGTAATCCTATGATGACACCATATTTCAATTCAATCATGGGGGACGTGATGAATGTAGGTACATATCTTATGGATATCTGTTCCTCTCTTTCCTATGGATTGGATGTAAGCGTCGAAGAGAGAAAACAAAAAAAGGCTTGA
- a CDS encoding histidine phosphatase family protein codes for MHTEDEFQFLLIRHGYSLGNRLSTLSGQSNVPLLEKGRKELERLSQERLYPVCDRNYSSDMDRCVDTFNTLYAGRATLDGTSSSLREINFGKFENLPQGGGNLQHFFSNWLADKRLADEESFIQIAQRMSDFLTSSLRELHEDGLHSLCFVSHSVASRVLLVTLGAFERSQFSQIHMDNGQGYALRLSFDGHAAVLREIKPLPFARRM; via the coding sequence ATGCATACAGAAGACGAATTTCAGTTTTTGCTCATACGCCATGGCTATTCATTGGGAAACCGTCTTTCCACACTCAGCGGACAGAGCAATGTCCCTTTGTTGGAGAAAGGAAGGAAGGAGCTTGAAAGGCTGAGCCAAGAGCGATTATATCCTGTTTGTGATAGGAATTATTCTTCGGATATGGACCGTTGCGTCGATACATTCAATACTCTCTATGCTGGTAGGGCCACGCTTGACGGGACGAGTTCCTCTCTTAGGGAAATCAATTTCGGTAAATTTGAAAACTTGCCACAGGGTGGGGGCAACCTACAGCACTTTTTTTCCAATTGGTTAGCTGACAAGCGATTGGCTGATGAAGAAAGTTTTATCCAGATAGCTCAGAGAATGTCTGATTTTCTGACTTCCAGCCTTAGGGAATTACACGAGGATGGTTTGCATAGCTTGTGCTTTGTTTCCCATAGTGTCGCTTCACGGGTTTTGCTTGTTACTTTGGGAGCTTTTGAAAGATCCCAATTTTCACAGATACATATGGACAATGGACAGGGATATGCCCTGAGACTTTCTTTTGATGGGCATGCCGCAGTACTTCGGGAGATCAAACCACTGCCCTTTGCACGTAGGATGTAA